A single window of Amphiura filiformis chromosome 17, Afil_fr2py, whole genome shotgun sequence DNA harbors:
- the LOC140137493 gene encoding PIN2/TERF1-interacting telomerase inhibitor 1-like: MAMLAEPRRKQKLSLDPRNRMWSDDQNKFGKRMLEKMGWQSGKGLGANEDGKTDHIKVSLKNNTLGVGCTPSHDDNWIAHQDDFNDILATLNQDHSKEDSNEDKATVSDDATSKSLEERSKKSRSRVHYKKFTRGKDFSRYGATDINCILGVRATKSAPTTPRTQSANNSDSESENEKATKEDEHEDTSHGVTTIVQNTSIQDYFARKMAELKKGRPLPQQQTKDSESDGKDSKDEDSVEDDGGSESKTKKKKKKSKRKFDDSKDDDVSLTYRGTDVDGVKSNKSPERNLENVSVDQGGEEGVNIVSIELEDDQPRKKKCKRKKRDEELEQVSIEERNISGSSSKKK; encoded by the exons ATGGCAATGTTAGCTGAGCCTCGTCGAAAGCAAAAACTTTCACTTGATCCGAGGAACCGAATGTGGAGTGATG ATCAGAATAAATTTGGAAAACGCATGTTGGAGAAGATGGGTTGGCAGTCCGGCAAGGGACTAGGTGCTAATGAAGACGGCAAGACTGACCATATCAAGGTGTCCCTCAAGAATAACACATTGG GCGTTGGTTGTACTCCAAGCCATGACGACAATTGGATCGCACACCAAGATGATTTCAATGACATTCTGGCTACGCTGAACCAAGATCATAGCAAAGAAGACAGCAATGAAGACAAAGCAACAGTGTCAGATGACGCCACTTCCAAGAGTCTGGAGGAAAGATCAAAGAAGTCCAGGAGTAGAGTACA TTACAAGAAGTTTACAAGAGGCAAGGACTTTTCTCGGTATGGTGCCACAGATATCAATTGCATCTTGGGAGTACGGGCAACTAAGTCTGCACCAACTACACCAAGAACACAATCG GCCAACAATTCTGACAGCGAAAGTGAGAATGAAAAAGCCACCAAAGAAGATGAACATGAGGACACGTCTCATGGTGTCACAACCATTGTTCAAAACACCAGCATACAGGACTACTTTGCCAGAAAGATGGCTGAACTTAAAAAAGGCAGACCCTTGCCGCAGCAACAAACTAAGGACAGTGAAAGTGATGGGAAGGACAGTAAGGACGAAGATTCAGTTGAAGATGATGGTGGTTCGGAAAGCAAaactaaaaagaagaagaagaagagcaaGAGAAAGTTTGATGATAGTAAGGATGATGATGTATCTTTAACATACAGAGGAACAGATGTGGATGGAGTAAAATCAAATAAATCACCAGAAAGGAATCTAGAAAATGTCTCCGTTGATCAGGGTGGCGAAGAAGGAGTGAATATAGTAAGTATAGAACTAGAAGACGACCAGCCAAGAAAGAAGAAATGTAAAAGGAAAAAGAGAGATGAAGAATTGGAACAAGTTTCAATAGAAGAAAGAAATATCTCGGGTTCAAGTAGTAAAAAAAagtaa